In Herbinix luporum, a single window of DNA contains:
- the nifJ gene encoding pyruvate:ferredoxin (flavodoxin) oxidoreductase, which yields MARKMKTMDGNNAAAHVSYAFTDVAAIYPITPSSVMAEVTDVWSAQGRKNIFGQPVKVVEMQSEAGAAGTVHGSLAAGALTTTFTASQGLLLMIPNLYKIAGELLPGVFHVSARALASHALSIFGDHSDVYACRQTGAAMLCSSNPQEVMDLGAVAHMAAIKGRVPFIHFFDGFRTSHEIQKIEVWDYEDLKEMVDMDAIDDFRRRSLNPEHPVLRGSAQNPDVFFQAREASNTYYEALPAIVEEYMEKVNAKIGTNYKLFNYYGAEDAEQIIIAMGSVSDTIEETIDFLNANGQKVGLVKVRLYRPFCAERLVEAIPSTVKKITVLDRTKEPGAIGEPLYLDVVTALKGSKFENVPVFNGRYGLGSKDTTPAQIIAVYNNTEKKTFTIGIKDDVTNLSLDYENVSYTSPEGTINCKFWGLGADGTVGANKNSIKIIGDHTDMYAQAYFDYDSKKSGGVTMSHLRFGKKPIKSTYLITKADFVACHNPSYVRKYNMVQEIKDGGTFLLNCGWNMEELEEHLPGQVKRYLAEHNIKFYTIDGISIGREIGLGGRINTVLQAAFFKLANIIPVDEAVKYMKDAATATYGKKGEAIVAMNHAAIDRGITDVKEVKVPEHWKNAQDEELHVKVTEGRKEVVDFVNNILTPVNAQRGNELPVSAFVDHVDGTLPQGSSAYEKRGIAVDVPNWIPENCIQCNFCSYVCPHAVIRPVAMTKDEAANAPEGMKKVAMTGLPDLEFAMTVSVLDCTGCGSCANVCPGKKGQKALVMSPLEEKLEEQKNFDYGFSLKEKPEVNEKFKETTVKGSQFKQPLLEFSGACAGCGETPYAKLVTQLFGERMFIANATGCSSIWGGSMPSTPYTVSKNGRGPAWANSLFEDNAEFGYGMMLAQQTLRERLKGKVEELMSTTDNEEVKAAAERYLATYDNGKENSGATSALIRALEACGCELANEILKDKEFLSKKSQWIFGGDGWAYDIGFGGLDHVLASGQDVNILVFDTEVYSNTGGQSSKSTPTGAIAQFAAAGKEVKKKDLAQIAMSYGYVYVAQIAMGADYNQTIKALMEAESYNGPSLIIAYSPCINHGIKGGMGKSQTEQKSAVLSGYWNNFRYDPRLLAEGKNPFMLDSKAPSESYQEFLKNEVRYSALIRQNPDRAEELFEQAEKQALAKYEHLKRLEALYSVNKDQE from the coding sequence ATGGCAAGGAAAATGAAAACAATGGATGGAAACAATGCAGCAGCTCATGTTTCTTATGCATTTACTGATGTTGCAGCTATCTATCCTATTACCCCTAGCTCAGTTATGGCCGAAGTGACTGACGTATGGTCAGCACAAGGCAGAAAAAATATTTTTGGGCAACCGGTTAAAGTTGTTGAGATGCAGTCTGAAGCAGGTGCAGCAGGTACTGTTCACGGTTCATTAGCAGCCGGTGCTTTAACTACTACCTTTACTGCATCACAGGGTTTATTATTGATGATACCTAATCTTTATAAAATCGCTGGTGAACTGCTTCCCGGTGTATTTCACGTTTCTGCCCGTGCATTAGCCAGCCATGCATTATCTATATTCGGTGATCATTCCGACGTTTATGCATGCCGCCAGACAGGTGCAGCTATGTTATGCAGCAGTAATCCTCAAGAAGTAATGGATCTGGGTGCAGTTGCTCATATGGCAGCTATTAAGGGAAGAGTACCTTTCATACATTTCTTTGATGGATTTAGAACTTCTCATGAGATTCAGAAGATTGAAGTATGGGATTATGAGGATTTAAAGGAAATGGTTGATATGGATGCTATCGATGATTTCCGCCGCAGATCATTAAATCCTGAGCACCCAGTACTTCGTGGTTCAGCACAGAACCCTGATGTATTCTTCCAGGCAAGAGAAGCTAGTAATACATATTATGAGGCACTTCCTGCTATCGTTGAAGAGTATATGGAAAAAGTTAATGCTAAAATCGGTACTAACTATAAACTCTTTAATTACTACGGTGCAGAAGATGCTGAGCAAATTATTATCGCTATGGGTTCCGTAAGTGATACTATTGAAGAGACTATTGATTTCCTCAATGCAAACGGACAGAAGGTTGGTCTTGTTAAGGTTCGCTTATACAGACCTTTCTGTGCAGAACGTTTAGTTGAGGCTATACCTTCCACAGTTAAGAAAATTACTGTTCTTGACAGAACTAAGGAGCCCGGTGCTATCGGAGAGCCTTTATATCTTGACGTTGTTACAGCCCTTAAAGGTTCTAAATTTGAAAATGTTCCTGTATTCAATGGCCGCTATGGTCTTGGATCAAAAGATACAACCCCTGCACAGATAATCGCTGTATATAACAATACCGAGAAGAAGACATTCACTATCGGTATTAAGGATGATGTTACAAATCTATCCCTAGATTATGAAAATGTTTCTTATACAAGTCCTGAAGGTACAATTAATTGTAAGTTCTGGGGTCTTGGTGCAGATGGTACAGTAGGTGCCAATAAGAACTCAATTAAGATTATCGGTGACCATACAGATATGTATGCCCAGGCATACTTTGATTACGACTCTAAAAAATCAGGTGGCGTTACCATGTCCCACTTAAGATTTGGTAAAAAGCCTATTAAATCTACATACCTAATTACAAAGGCCGATTTTGTTGCCTGCCATAATCCTTCCTATGTAAGGAAATATAATATGGTTCAGGAGATAAAGGATGGCGGTACATTCTTACTAAACTGCGGCTGGAATATGGAAGAGTTAGAAGAGCATCTACCGGGTCAGGTAAAACGCTATTTGGCAGAACATAATATTAAGTTCTACACAATAGACGGTATAAGCATCGGTAGAGAAATCGGTCTAGGTGGCCGTATTAATACAGTTCTTCAGGCTGCTTTCTTTAAGCTGGCTAATATTATTCCTGTTGATGAAGCAGTAAAATATATGAAAGATGCAGCAACAGCTACCTACGGTAAGAAAGGTGAAGCGATTGTTGCCATGAACCATGCTGCAATTGATCGTGGTATTACAGATGTTAAGGAAGTTAAGGTTCCTGAGCACTGGAAGAATGCCCAGGATGAAGAACTTCATGTTAAGGTTACAGAAGGACGTAAAGAAGTTGTTGATTTTGTAAATAACATTCTTACTCCTGTAAATGCACAAAGAGGTAATGAACTTCCTGTATCAGCATTTGTAGATCATGTTGACGGAACACTGCCTCAAGGTTCTTCTGCTTATGAAAAACGTGGTATTGCAGTAGATGTTCCTAACTGGATTCCTGAAAATTGTATCCAGTGTAACTTCTGTTCCTATGTCTGCCCTCATGCGGTAATCCGTCCTGTGGCTATGACAAAGGATGAAGCTGCCAATGCTCCTGAAGGAATGAAGAAGGTTGCCATGACAGGTTTACCTGATTTGGAATTTGCCATGACAGTTTCCGTTTTAGATTGTACCGGATGTGGCTCTTGTGCTAATGTATGTCCCGGTAAGAAGGGTCAAAAAGCACTGGTTATGTCTCCTCTAGAAGAAAAACTTGAGGAACAAAAGAACTTTGATTATGGATTCTCATTAAAGGAGAAGCCAGAAGTTAACGAGAAATTCAAGGAGACAACAGTTAAGGGCAGTCAGTTTAAACAGCCTCTCTTAGAGTTCTCAGGTGCATGTGCCGGCTGTGGTGAGACACCTTATGCTAAGCTGGTAACACAGTTATTTGGCGAGAGAATGTTTATTGCCAATGCAACAGGATGTTCATCCATCTGGGGTGGATCTATGCCTTCCACACCTTATACCGTATCAAAAAATGGCAGAGGTCCTGCTTGGGCTAACTCCTTATTTGAGGATAATGCAGAATTTGGTTACGGTATGATGCTTGCACAGCAAACCTTAAGAGAAAGATTAAAAGGTAAAGTTGAAGAGCTTATGTCCACAACTGATAATGAGGAAGTTAAAGCTGCGGCAGAAAGATATCTTGCTACTTATGATAACGGCAAGGAGAATTCCGGTGCTACTTCCGCTCTGATTAGAGCATTAGAGGCATGTGGATGTGAACTTGCTAATGAAATCTTAAAAGATAAAGAATTCCTATCCAAGAAGTCCCAGTGGATCTTCGGTGGTGACGGATGGGCTTACGATATCGGATTTGGCGGATTAGATCATGTACTGGCAAGTGGACAGGATGTAAATATCCTTGTATTTGACACTGAGGTATATTCTAATACCGGTGGACAATCTTCCAAATCTACACCTACCGGTGCAATTGCACAATTTGCAGCTGCAGGTAAGGAAGTGAAGAAAAAAGATCTGGCACAGATTGCTATGAGCTACGGTTATGTATATGTTGCACAGATTGCAATGGGTGCAGATTACAATCAGACTATTAAGGCTCTGATGGAGGCTGAAAGCTATAACGGACCTTCCTTAATCATTGCTTACTCACCTTGTATCAATCACGGTATTAAGGGCGGAATGGGCAAGTCACAGACTGAGCAAAAGAGTGCAGTTCTTTCCGGATACTGGAATAACTTCCGTTATGACCCTCGTCTATTAGCTGAAGGAAAGAATCCGTTTATGCTTGACAGTAAGGCACCTTCAGAAAGCTATCAGGAATTCTTAAAGAATGAGGTACGTTACAGTGCTCTTATTCGTCAGAATCCTGACAGAGCTGAGGAGCTATTTGAACAAGCTGAGAAACAGGCTCTTGCTAAGTATGAGCACTTAAAGAGACTGGAAGCTTTATACTCAGTTAATAAAGATCAAGAATAA
- a CDS encoding DUF5688 family protein, with amino-acid sequence MLNAVKEELLDYVSFVSYIKDKIRERMGDSYSVMTYKVLKNNSLELDSLVLLKEGRNFAPNIYLNGYYDLYLAGTSMKEIIDRLCMIYNHCSIPAIKDDFNFSLDTIGSYIFFRIVSLERNKKLLTQIPYIKYLDFAVTFHCLVRCEDDGIGTIRITNEHMKLWNISLNNLRDLAFKNTSRLFPPVIRTMEEVLRGSLDNGNPSYISCPMYILTNEKGINGASCLLYKDLIKNFAHQINSDLYILPSSVHEIILLPMKKKLNIDYLSKMVMEINKSSVPVDEILSDNVYIYSMERDAISM; translated from the coding sequence ATGCTAAATGCAGTAAAGGAAGAATTACTGGATTATGTTTCTTTTGTGAGTTATATCAAGGATAAGATTAGGGAAAGAATGGGGGATTCTTATAGTGTTATGACTTATAAGGTATTAAAAAACAACTCCCTGGAACTTGACAGCCTAGTTTTACTTAAGGAAGGACGAAATTTTGCTCCGAATATTTATTTAAATGGATATTATGACTTGTACTTGGCAGGTACTTCTATGAAAGAGATAATTGACCGTCTCTGTATGATATATAATCATTGCTCTATACCTGCTATAAAAGATGATTTTAATTTTTCCTTAGATACCATAGGGTCCTATATTTTCTTTCGTATTGTAAGTTTAGAAAGGAATAAGAAGCTGCTTACTCAGATACCATATATTAAATATTTGGATTTTGCAGTCACTTTCCACTGCCTTGTCCGTTGTGAAGATGACGGTATTGGAACTATTCGTATTACTAATGAGCATATGAAGCTATGGAATATTAGCCTGAATAACTTAAGGGATTTGGCCTTTAAAAATACTAGCAGGCTTTTTCCTCCTGTAATACGAACCATGGAAGAGGTGCTTCGTGGGTCTTTAGACAATGGCAATCCTTCATATATATCATGTCCTATGTATATACTAACCAATGAAAAAGGCATTAATGGTGCTTCCTGTCTTCTTTATAAGGACCTAATCAAAAATTTTGCTCATCAAATCAATTCTGATCTTTATATATTACCCAGCAGTGTTCATGAAATAATTCTTTTACCAATGAAAAAAAAATTAAATATTGATTACCTAAGTAAGATGGTTATGGAGATAAATAAATCATCGGTACCGGTAGATGAAATACTATCGGATAATGTTTACATATACTCCATGGAAAGAGATGCTATATCTATGTAA
- a CDS encoding lysoplasmalogenase family protein, which yields MLNNSLSNNIKFTVVLLCFLYVLIRSRKNADRQSIFLILALFFTLISDVFLLLSDYYFYGVLTFILAHLFHSLRITELHYMQISDNTGHKAIKKEFKKIIYQIFISLAIILFLWKMNIMIDGLLVACIFYFLAIISNTALSLKLSIKFKNRRNIRYLAIGMILFLLCDINVALFNLSSYLDLASFYNKIYLISSILMWTFYAPSQVLIALSKDT from the coding sequence ATGTTAAACAACTCACTATCAAATAATATAAAATTTACGGTTGTTCTTCTATGCTTTTTATATGTTCTTATAAGAAGCAGAAAAAATGCTGACAGACAGAGTATATTTTTAATATTAGCCCTATTTTTTACTCTGATATCAGATGTGTTTTTGCTACTTTCTGATTATTATTTTTATGGTGTATTAACATTTATACTTGCACATCTTTTTCATAGCTTACGTATCACTGAACTTCATTATATGCAGATATCTGATAACACTGGTCATAAAGCTATTAAAAAAGAATTTAAGAAAATTATTTATCAAATTTTTATTAGCTTGGCAATAATTCTATTTTTATGGAAAATGAATATTATGATAGACGGCCTTTTGGTAGCTTGTATTTTTTATTTTCTTGCTATTATAAGCAATACAGCCTTAAGTCTTAAACTGTCTATAAAATTTAAAAATAGAAGAAATATCAGATATCTTGCTATAGGTATGATACTATTCCTTCTTTGTGATATAAATGTGGCATTATTTAATTTATCTTCTTATTTAGATTTAGCTTCTTTTTATAACAAAATATATTTAATTTCATCAATATTAATGTGGACTTTCTATGCACCGTCTCAAGTTTTAATTGCTCTTAGTAAAGATACATAG
- a CDS encoding putative bifunctional diguanylate cyclase/phosphodiesterase — protein sequence MGKNIIGQAIIIWIILGAILLLSLFIIVLIRMVKLTKKLSVANHENEKMNMDYNKLESIYQSTLSSYDALTSRYEELNKNNESIRKLAYTDYLTELPNRTAFNEMLDSIMLTLRNDEIIALMIIDLDDLKNVNNTLGHSYGDELLIDATHRIKQVLDENDYLARIGGDEFVVLTQNLNDMASYEEKIRKVNNVFTYPFILSTKEYFVSVNIGIAFAPKDGKTSQSLVKNANSAMYMSKISGKNSYIYYEEDFNQILTNKIEIQSELRRAIEKNEFMLLYQAIMDINNKKPIGFEALIRWNHPQKGLLSPSEFLDLAEEAGLMVPIGKWVLLTACQQLKEWSDLGNDINMAINLSARQFKDNDFIETVYEVIKETDINPKKLELEITEAVALEDIDYTINTIKELQKLDLSFSLDDFGTGYSSINSLKLLPLKNIKIDNSLIDNILDDSNQKIIQAIISLAKDLNLNVIAEGVESLDQENFLIKSKCNMAQGYLYSQPLEKNEAEEFLKNIDS from the coding sequence ATGGGTAAAAATATTATTGGTCAGGCAATTATAATATGGATTATATTAGGAGCAATTTTACTACTGTCGCTGTTTATAATTGTCCTTATCAGAATGGTTAAACTGACTAAGAAACTTTCAGTGGCAAACCATGAAAATGAAAAAATGAATATGGATTATAATAAATTGGAGTCAATCTATCAAAGTACTCTGTCTTCTTATGATGCATTAACTAGTCGCTATGAAGAACTAAATAAAAATAATGAAAGCATTAGGAAGCTGGCTTATACTGATTATTTAACTGAGCTGCCTAATCGTACTGCATTTAATGAAATGTTGGATAGCATTATGCTTACACTCCGTAATGATGAAATTATTGCACTGATGATTATAGATTTGGATGATTTAAAAAATGTTAACAACACCCTTGGTCATTCATACGGTGATGAACTCTTAATCGATGCAACCCATCGTATTAAGCAGGTTTTAGATGAGAACGATTATTTGGCCCGTATCGGTGGGGATGAGTTTGTTGTTTTAACTCAAAACCTAAATGATATGGCTTCCTATGAAGAAAAAATCAGAAAAGTAAATAATGTCTTTACATATCCCTTTATATTGTCTACTAAGGAGTATTTTGTTTCGGTAAATATAGGAATTGCTTTTGCACCTAAAGATGGAAAGACATCACAGAGTTTGGTTAAAAACGCCAACTCCGCTATGTATATGTCTAAAATTAGCGGAAAAAACTCTTATATTTATTATGAGGAAGATTTCAATCAAATATTAACAAATAAAATTGAAATACAGTCAGAACTTCGCAGGGCAATTGAAAAAAATGAATTTATGCTGCTATATCAAGCCATAATGGATATAAACAACAAAAAACCAATAGGATTTGAAGCCTTAATCCGTTGGAATCATCCCCAAAAGGGTTTACTTAGTCCAAGTGAATTTTTAGATCTTGCTGAAGAGGCCGGTTTAATGGTACCAATAGGTAAATGGGTACTCCTGACTGCATGTCAGCAATTAAAAGAATGGTCTGATTTAGGAAATGATATAAATATGGCCATAAATTTATCAGCAAGGCAGTTTAAGGATAATGATTTTATTGAAACAGTTTATGAAGTAATTAAAGAAACAGATATTAATCCCAAAAAACTTGAACTGGAAATAACTGAGGCTGTGGCCTTGGAAGATATTGATTATACAATTAATACAATCAAAGAATTGCAAAAACTTGATCTTAGTTTTTCCTTAGACGATTTTGGTACCGGATATTCTTCCATAAATTCTTTGAAACTCTTACCTTTAAAAAATATTAAGATTGACAATAGTTTAATAGATAATATACTTGATGACAGTAATCAAAAAATTATTCAGGCTATCATATCTCTTGCAAAAGATCTAAATCTAAATGTAATAGCTGAAGGAGTTGAAAGCCTTGACCAAGAAAACTTCTTAATAAAATCTAAGTGTAATATGGCCCAAGGGTATCTATATAGTCAACCTTTAGAAAAAAACGAGGCAGAAGAGTTTCTAAAAAATATAGATTCCTAA
- the gltA gene encoding NADPH-dependent glutamate synthase, with protein MYIVNMLKRVPVREQNPDIRINNFEEVCFGYTYNEAQAESARCLQCKNPKCVQGCPVSIDIPGFIGKIVEGDIKEAFNIINRYSALPAICGRVCPQEIQCEQKCIRGIKGEPVSIGKLERFVADWARENNIRPTRTKQNGRKVAIIGSGPAGLTCAKEMAELGYDVTIFEALHEPGGVLVYGIPEFRLPKEAVVKPEIENIKALGVKIETNVIVGKSVTIDELLDKEGYEAVFIGSGAGLPKFMGIPGENANGVFSANEYLTRSNLMKAFDKDYDTPIITGKKVTVVGGGNVAMDAARTARRLGAQVTVVYRRSEAELPARIEEVHHAKEEGIQFKFLTNPKEILINDKGWVKGMRCVKMVLGEEDASGRRIPMEVDGSDFILDTDTVIMSLGTRPNPLIASTTKGLKTNKYGCIIADEDTGLTSRKGVFAGGDAVTGSATVILAMGAGKAAAKAMHEYLSLTSS; from the coding sequence ATGTATATAGTGAATATGCTAAAAAGGGTTCCGGTAAGAGAACAGAATCCGGACATTAGAATAAATAATTTTGAAGAGGTATGTTTTGGGTATACTTATAATGAAGCACAAGCTGAATCAGCCCGTTGCTTACAATGTAAAAATCCCAAATGTGTTCAAGGATGTCCCGTATCTATTGATATTCCCGGCTTTATTGGGAAAATAGTAGAGGGGGATATAAAAGAAGCATTTAATATTATTAATAGATATTCTGCCCTTCCTGCCATATGCGGTAGAGTATGTCCACAAGAAATCCAATGTGAACAAAAGTGTATAAGAGGTATAAAAGGAGAGCCGGTATCCATTGGAAAGCTTGAAAGATTTGTTGCAGATTGGGCTAGGGAGAATAATATAAGACCAACAAGGACTAAGCAAAACGGAAGGAAGGTTGCCATAATCGGTTCGGGACCTGCAGGTTTAACCTGTGCTAAGGAAATGGCTGAGCTTGGTTATGATGTAACCATATTTGAGGCTCTTCATGAACCGGGAGGGGTATTAGTTTATGGAATTCCTGAGTTTAGGCTGCCTAAGGAAGCTGTGGTTAAGCCGGAGATAGAGAATATTAAGGCTTTAGGTGTAAAAATTGAGACCAATGTAATTGTGGGCAAATCCGTAACCATAGACGAGCTATTAGATAAGGAAGGTTACGAAGCAGTCTTTATTGGATCCGGAGCCGGTCTGCCAAAATTCATGGGTATACCCGGTGAAAATGCCAATGGTGTATTTTCAGCCAATGAATACCTGACAAGAAGCAATCTGATGAAGGCATTTGATAAGGATTATGATACTCCTATTATTACAGGTAAAAAAGTTACGGTTGTGGGCGGGGGCAATGTGGCTATGGATGCTGCAAGGACAGCCAGAAGACTTGGAGCCCAAGTAACAGTAGTATATAGAAGGAGTGAGGCAGAACTTCCTGCCAGAATTGAGGAAGTCCATCATGCTAAGGAAGAAGGAATACAATTTAAATTCTTGACTAATCCTAAAGAAATATTAATTAATGATAAGGGTTGGGTTAAGGGTATGAGGTGTGTTAAAATGGTATTGGGAGAAGAGGATGCCTCAGGCCGAAGAATACCTATGGAAGTTGACGGATCAGATTTTATACTTGATACAGATACAGTAATTATGTCTCTGGGAACTAGGCCTAATCCCTTGATAGCTTCAACAACAAAAGGATTGAAAACTAATAAATATGGGTGTATTATAGCAGATGAAGACACAGGATTAACCTCAAGAAAGGGTGTCTTTGCCGGAGGAGATGCTGTTACCGGTTCTGCTACGGTGATATTAGCTATGGGTGCCGGTAAAGCGGCGGCAAAAGCAATGCATGAATATCTATCATTAACAAGTTCATAA
- a CDS encoding sulfide/dihydroorotate dehydrogenase-like FAD/NAD-binding protein yields the protein MTNNYTYVITRKEKLADKIYLMDIKAPRVASHCLPGQFIILKIDEKGERIPLTICDYDREEGTVTIVFQALGSSTKRMAKHQVGEAFRDFTGPLGKPSELMGMSKEELSKKKVLFVAGGVGAAPVYPQVKWMKENGYDVDCIIGARSKELIILEEPIRQYAKNLYITTDDGTYGMKGNVNDCIKELIQNQGLHYDIVVAIGPMIMMKYVCILTKELNIKTIVSMNPIMVDGTGMCGACRLTIGNEVKFACVDGPEFDGHMVDFDEAINRLSMYKTQEGKKLLRDKEGDSHHHKGCQCHED from the coding sequence ATGACAAATAATTATACATATGTAATAACAAGAAAAGAAAAACTAGCGGATAAAATTTATCTGATGGATATAAAAGCACCTAGGGTTGCCTCCCACTGCTTGCCGGGACAATTTATTATACTTAAGATAGATGAAAAGGGAGAACGTATCCCCTTAACCATATGCGATTATGACAGAGAAGAAGGCACAGTTACAATTGTTTTTCAAGCCCTGGGAAGCTCAACAAAACGAATGGCAAAACACCAAGTTGGAGAAGCATTTCGTGATTTTACCGGGCCATTAGGAAAACCCTCTGAGCTTATGGGTATGTCAAAGGAAGAATTAAGTAAAAAGAAAGTGCTTTTTGTTGCTGGAGGTGTAGGAGCGGCACCGGTATATCCCCAGGTAAAATGGATGAAAGAAAATGGCTATGATGTTGATTGTATAATTGGAGCAAGAAGTAAAGAGCTTATTATTCTAGAGGAGCCTATCAGACAATATGCCAAGAATCTTTATATAACAACTGATGACGGTACTTACGGCATGAAAGGAAATGTTAACGACTGCATTAAAGAGCTTATACAAAACCAAGGACTGCATTATGATATTGTTGTTGCCATTGGCCCTATGATTATGATGAAGTATGTATGTATCCTAACTAAGGAGTTAAATATAAAAACAATAGTAAGCATGAATCCCATTATGGTGGACGGTACCGGTATGTGTGGAGCATGCAGGCTTACCATAGGTAATGAGGTTAAGTTTGCTTGTGTGGACGGCCCGGAGTTTGACGGACATATGGTTGATTTTGATGAAGCCATAAATCGTCTTTCCATGTATAAAACCCAGGAGGGAAAAAAGCTTCTTCGTGACAAAGAAGGAGATAGCCATCACCATAAGGGTTGTCAATGTCATGAAGACTAA
- a CDS encoding HDIG domain-containing metalloprotein, with amino-acid sequence MMSKLSGTINLITFEELNKHLLEDIAPSGYFNSLDKELDIYPLNLLKKLKNVEQSKKYHPEGNVWNHTMMVVDEAAKVKDQSSHSKAFMWAALLHDIGKPDTTKVRKGRITSYDHDELGAKISKEFLEEYTNDEDFIKKVCLMVKYHMHMLYVLKGLPFGNPRQMVKDVDIHDIALLCRCDRLGRIGVDKEAEIKNYKEFLDKLKTLV; translated from the coding sequence ATGATGTCTAAGTTAAGTGGAACTATAAACCTTATTACTTTTGAAGAGTTAAATAAGCATTTATTGGAGGATATTGCTCCTTCAGGGTATTTTAACAGTCTAGATAAGGAATTGGATATATATCCTCTAAACTTGCTTAAGAAACTAAAGAATGTAGAGCAATCAAAAAAATATCACCCTGAGGGGAATGTGTGGAATCATACTATGATGGTGGTGGATGAAGCAGCTAAGGTAAAAGACCAAAGCAGCCATAGCAAAGCATTTATGTGGGCAGCCCTTCTTCATGACATAGGAAAACCGGACACTACAAAGGTTAGAAAAGGCAGAATTACTTCCTATGATCATGATGAGCTAGGGGCTAAAATAAGTAAAGAATTTTTAGAGGAGTATACAAATGATGAGGATTTTATTAAGAAAGTATGCTTAATGGTTAAATACCATATGCATATGCTATATGTATTAAAAGGACTACCTTTCGGAAACCCTAGACAAATGGTAAAAGATGTAGACATACATGATATTGCCTTGTTATGTAGATGTGATCGCTTGGGCAGAATTGGTGTTGACAAGGAGGCAGAGATAAAAAATTATAAGGAATTTTTGGATAAATTAAAGACTTTAGTATAG
- a CDS encoding putative ABC transporter permease: MVKNFLKNFMTCGLCGWFLECFWTGLNSIKKWKMNDRTLSCRTSVWMFPIYGMAACLSPICSRLQKRNALLRGGVYALLIYLTEYTTGVILKKYRACPWDYSKSKYNIKGVIRFDYAPVWFFTGLLFEKILFRKY; this comes from the coding sequence ATGGTAAAAAATTTTCTAAAAAACTTCATGACATGTGGGTTATGCGGATGGTTTCTTGAGTGTTTTTGGACAGGATTAAATTCCATTAAAAAATGGAAAATGAATGATAGAACCCTGTCCTGCCGCACTTCTGTATGGATGTTTCCTATATATGGAATGGCCGCCTGTTTATCTCCTATTTGTTCTAGGTTGCAAAAAAGGAATGCTCTCTTAAGAGGAGGTGTATATGCCCTATTAATTTATCTAACAGAATACACAACCGGTGTAATTCTGAAAAAATATAGAGCATGTCCTTGGGATTACAGTAAGTCAAAATATAATATTAAGGGTGTTATCCGTTTTGATTATGCACCGGTTTGGTTTTTTACCGGATTATTATTTGAAAAAATTCTTTTCCGGAAGTACTAA
- a CDS encoding Fur family transcriptional regulator has translation MQKVRNTRQRQVIMSILKEADRPLSINEIYNLIIDKLPRIAKSTIYRNIDLLLEQNLIEKYYFNDNEVFYRFKEDKNNHTHFLICDDCKEVYNLKHCPMREIEDSIKAEGFIVKDHQIQITGICKKCAGNHQDI, from the coding sequence ATGCAGAAGGTGCGAAATACCAGACAAAGACAGGTAATAATGTCTATACTAAAAGAGGCAGATCGTCCCCTGTCTATAAATGAAATTTATAATTTAATCATTGATAAACTTCCTAGAATAGCAAAATCAACCATATATCGAAATATTGATCTTTTGCTTGAACAGAATTTAATCGAAAAATACTATTTTAATGATAACGAAGTATTTTATCGCTTTAAAGAAGACAAAAATAATCACACCCATTTTTTAATATGTGATGACTGTAAAGAAGTCTATAATCTAAAACATTGTCCTATGAGAGAAATTGAAGACTCTATTAAAGCTGAAGGCTTTATTGTTAAGGATCATCAAATTCAAATTACAGGTATATGTAAAAAATGTGCCGGTAATCACCAAGATATTTAA